One stretch of Deinococcus ruber DNA includes these proteins:
- the sugE gene encoding quaternary ammonium compound efflux SMR transporter SugE: protein MAWMLLVVAGLLEVGWAIGLKYTAGFTRLLPTILTVLCMLLSVALLGAAARTLPIGTAYGVWVGIGAVGAALLGIVLFKEAVTPARLVFLALMVIAVIGLKATGGHN from the coding sequence ATGGCCTGGATGCTGCTGGTTGTTGCTGGACTGCTGGAAGTCGGATGGGCAATCGGGCTGAAGTACACCGCGGGATTTACCCGCCTGCTGCCCACCATCCTGACAGTGCTCTGCATGCTGCTCAGCGTGGCCCTGTTGGGCGCAGCCGCCCGAACTCTGCCGATAGGTACGGCCTACGGCGTGTGGGTGGGCATCGGTGCAGTGGGAGCGGCGCTGCTGGGCATCGTTTTGTTTAAAGAAGCTGTGACGCCTGCTCGGCTGGTTTTTCTGGCCCTGATGGTGATAGCTGTCATCGGCCTGAAAGCGACGGGCGGCCACAACTGA
- a CDS encoding MurR/RpiR family transcriptional regulator: protein MTRSPPVPGTKPLLPAGALSRLQSEMNFLSPSLKKVAAHVLVQPEQVIYQTISELADAAQVAESTITRLSHRLDFAGFHAFKLALTGDLSGHNAAQDVGNTGSTSEIIAGAAQQATQALDNTRSVVDPAAVDRVVEALRTARRIDVVGQGNSGLAAQFLAHKLQRLGRMCLAHTDPHLAAVAASSLEPGCVLIGITRSGSTLDTIQTLRLAEKTGAFTVAVTNRARSPVTAHAQEVLHTSSPESPLAGGAISSLASQILIVEVLYLSLTRRLEHAQDVLRTTAASVVEKKI from the coding sequence ATGACCCGAAGCCCGCCCGTTCCCGGAACCAAGCCGCTGCTTCCTGCCGGGGCGCTGAGCCGCCTGCAATCCGAGATGAATTTTCTGTCGCCCAGCCTGAAAAAGGTCGCCGCACACGTGCTGGTGCAGCCGGAGCAGGTGATCTATCAGACGATCAGCGAGCTGGCCGACGCCGCGCAGGTGGCCGAATCGACCATCACGCGCCTGAGCCACCGCCTCGATTTCGCCGGATTTCACGCCTTCAAGCTGGCCCTGACCGGCGACCTGTCGGGCCACAATGCCGCCCAGGACGTCGGAAATACCGGCAGCACCTCCGAAATTATTGCCGGTGCCGCGCAGCAGGCGACCCAGGCACTCGACAACACCCGCAGCGTGGTCGATCCGGCGGCGGTCGACAGGGTGGTCGAAGCGCTGAGAACAGCCCGCCGTATCGATGTGGTCGGGCAGGGAAATAGCGGGCTGGCAGCGCAGTTTCTGGCTCACAAGCTTCAGCGTCTGGGGCGTATGTGCCTCGCCCACACCGACCCCCATCTGGCGGCGGTGGCAGCCAGTTCGCTGGAACCGGGCTGCGTCCTGATCGGAATTACCCGCAGTGGCTCGACGCTCGACACTATCCAGACGCTACGACTGGCCGAGAAAACGGGCGCATTCACTGTCGCCGTTACCAACCGCGCCCGCAGCCCCGTGACGGCCCACGCGCAGGAAGTGCTGCACACCAGCAGCCCCGAAAGCCCCCTGGCCGGAGGCGCGATTTCCAGCCTCGCCAGCCAGATCCTGATCGTGGAAGTGCTGTACCTGAGCCTGACCCGCCGACTGGAACACGCCCAGGACGTACTGCGAACGACAGCGGCCTCGGTAGTCGAGAAGAAGATCTAA
- a CDS encoding ABC transporter substrate-binding protein, with product MKKAVLALSLALAGSSILGLASAAVTQSPVSIDFWTFYLAPKFDGYINGVIADFQKAHPDIKVNYIDKQGTLEQELITNISLGTSPDVVNLWVESTQKAADSGLLTDMGALVPNAKALYYPNSLSNFTVGGKLYGLPWYASFNAGVMAYNNDLIKKAGLTTLPKTTAQMVAFAKTIKDKTGAYGWAPAIKDPQGGSFLGVFAGEGLPLLNGNTAAFNSPAHAKLLQTYIDLYKADYIPQDLLRKEAFQLSQELYTQGKLATIIGGPQALNRVRDNNKAIYAASMIADAPVGAGRTQAGGGMDLVIPKAAKHPKEALMFAQYMTNRLNQVAFAKIVPIVPTAAGSNLDPAFAKLKASKDPIEKATGMIAANGPSLKTAIPPLKNATDLFKAFDDNIEAAFLGRKTAQAALNDAADAWNKLLK from the coding sequence ATGAAAAAAGCCGTTCTTGCCCTGTCTCTGGCCCTCGCTGGCAGCAGCATTCTCGGTCTCGCTTCGGCGGCGGTGACGCAGTCGCCCGTTTCCATCGACTTCTGGACGTTCTATCTGGCCCCCAAGTTCGACGGCTATATCAACGGCGTAATTGCCGATTTCCAGAAGGCTCACCCCGATATCAAGGTGAATTACATCGATAAGCAGGGCACGCTGGAACAGGAACTCATCACCAATATCTCGCTGGGCACCTCGCCCGACGTGGTGAACCTGTGGGTCGAAAGCACCCAGAAAGCGGCTGACAGCGGCCTGCTGACTGATATGGGCGCACTGGTGCCCAATGCCAAGGCGCTGTATTACCCCAACTCGCTGAGCAACTTCACGGTGGGCGGCAAGCTGTACGGCCTGCCCTGGTACGCCAGCTTCAATGCGGGCGTGATGGCCTATAACAACGACCTGATCAAGAAAGCGGGCCTGACGACGCTGCCCAAGACCACCGCGCAGATGGTGGCCTTTGCCAAAACCATCAAGGACAAGACCGGAGCCTACGGCTGGGCACCCGCCATCAAGGACCCGCAGGGCGGCAGCTTCCTAGGCGTGTTTGCCGGAGAGGGCCTGCCGCTGCTGAACGGCAACACCGCCGCCTTCAACTCGCCTGCCCACGCCAAACTGCTCCAGACGTACATCGATCTGTACAAGGCCGACTACATTCCCCAGGATCTGCTGCGGAAAGAGGCGTTCCAGCTCAGCCAGGAACTGTACACCCAGGGCAAACTGGCGACCATCATCGGTGGGCCACAGGCACTCAACCGCGTGCGCGACAACAATAAGGCCATCTACGCGGCCTCGATGATTGCCGATGCTCCGGTGGGCGCGGGCCGGACACAGGCGGGCGGCGGCATGGACCTGGTCATTCCCAAGGCCGCCAAGCACCCGAAAGAGGCGCTGATGTTCGCACAGTACATGACGAACAGGCTGAATCAGGTGGCGTTTGCCAAGATCGTGCCGATTGTGCCGACTGCTGCTGGCAGCAACCTCGACCCGGCGTTCGCCAAGCTGAAGGCCAGCAAAGACCCCATCGAGAAGGCCACCGGCATGATCGCCGCCAACGGTCCCAGCCTGAAGACCGCCATTCCGCCGCTGAAAAACGCGACTGACCTGTTCAAAGCCTTCGACGACAACATCGAAGCCGCTTTCCTGGGCAGAAAGACCGCGCAGGCAGCCCTGAACGACGCCGCCGACGCCTGGAACAAGCTGCTGAAGTGA
- a CDS encoding carbohydrate ABC transporter permease — translation MNVKSLRSALSSYVFLLPALVLLVVFTLYPVLYGSYLGFTEYTAANFATNQPPKWVGLDNFRTLANDDLFKTGVLNSLKYLLVVPALQLASLAVAVLVNRQLPFIAFFRAAYYVPVITSISLAAVMWDWIYNKDGTLNWLLKGLHLMNPSSNESWLLDPNTAFWAIMFVTFWKGFGYYMVLYMAGLQTIPEELEEAARLDGATPWHVFWRITVPLMQPTILLCSLLSTLSAIRVLEEVLVFTNGTGGPLNSTYTALLYVYKKSFGGLDFNYGLASAAGLVVAAIALILSVLNFRYFRDGSARA, via the coding sequence ATGAACGTCAAGTCGCTTCGCAGCGCACTCAGCTCGTATGTCTTTCTGCTGCCTGCCCTGGTGCTGCTGGTGGTGTTTACGCTGTACCCGGTGCTGTACGGCTCGTATCTGGGCTTTACCGAGTACACCGCCGCCAACTTCGCGACCAACCAGCCACCGAAATGGGTCGGCCTCGACAACTTCCGCACGCTGGCAAACGACGATCTGTTCAAAACCGGCGTGCTGAACAGCCTGAAATATCTGCTGGTGGTGCCCGCGCTGCAACTGGCGTCGCTGGCAGTGGCGGTGCTGGTCAACCGGCAACTTCCGTTTATCGCCTTCTTCCGGGCGGCGTATTACGTGCCTGTGATTACCAGTATTTCGCTGGCCGCCGTCATGTGGGACTGGATCTACAACAAAGACGGCACTTTGAACTGGCTGCTCAAGGGCCTTCATCTGATGAACCCCAGCAGCAACGAAAGCTGGCTGCTCGACCCCAATACCGCGTTCTGGGCCATCATGTTCGTGACCTTCTGGAAGGGTTTTGGGTACTACATGGTGCTGTACATGGCGGGCCTCCAGACCATTCCGGAAGAGCTGGAAGAGGCCGCCCGGCTCGACGGCGCGACGCCCTGGCACGTGTTCTGGCGTATCACGGTGCCGCTGATGCAGCCGACCATCCTGCTGTGCAGCCTGCTGAGTACGCTGTCGGCCATCCGGGTGCTGGAAGAGGTGCTGGTGTTCACCAACGGCACGGGTGGCCCGCTGAACAGCACGTATACCGCGCTGCTGTACGTGTACAAGAAGAGCTTTGGCGGACTGGACTTCAATTACGGGCTGGCGAGCGCTGCCGGACTGGTGGTGGCGGCCATCGCCCTGATCCTGTCGGTGCTGAATTTCCGGTATTTCCGCGACGGGAGCGCCCGCGCATGA
- a CDS encoding carbohydrate ABC transporter permease — MTRIVAAPSRAAATPRAARRPLRRTLNTVLIYAVLIGIFIFAAFPLIWTFIISITDSNSVTTGHTVYDFPASLFPARITVANFFNVVRTYPAIEHAFFNSVIISGLSIVLTVIVSALAAYPLARNEFWGKAVIFGVIVATMVLPTETSFLVNMLSLAHLRQIPVIGPLLGIGSYLGVVLPTVSTAFGIFLMRQAFLSIPQSLLEAARIDGAREGQIFRGIMLPLSMPSMAALSIFTLVNTWNSYFWPSIALTGSQDKFPLAVEMLKLKGAFNDNIFNTAAGAMIMMIPILLLFLFAQRFFMRGLEGATK, encoded by the coding sequence ATGACCCGTATCGTTGCCGCCCCTTCCCGCGCCGCTGCCACGCCGCGTGCCGCCCGCCGCCCCCTGCGCCGCACCCTCAATACTGTCCTGATTTACGCCGTCCTGATCGGTATTTTTATTTTTGCGGCCTTTCCGCTGATCTGGACGTTCATCATCAGCATCACCGACAGCAACAGCGTGACCACCGGGCATACCGTCTACGACTTTCCCGCCAGCCTCTTTCCCGCCCGCATCACGGTCGCCAATTTCTTCAACGTGGTCAGGACATATCCGGCGATTGAACACGCGTTCTTCAATTCGGTCATCATCAGCGGCCTGAGCATCGTGCTGACGGTGATCGTGTCGGCACTGGCCGCCTACCCGCTAGCCCGCAACGAGTTCTGGGGCAAGGCCGTGATCTTCGGCGTGATCGTGGCAACGATGGTGCTGCCCACCGAAACCAGCTTTCTGGTGAACATGCTGAGCCTCGCGCACCTGCGGCAGATTCCCGTGATCGGCCCGCTGCTGGGCATCGGCTCGTATCTGGGCGTGGTGTTGCCCACGGTCAGCACGGCCTTCGGCATCTTTCTGATGCGGCAGGCGTTTCTGAGCATTCCGCAGAGCCTGCTCGAAGCCGCCCGCATCGACGGAGCCAGAGAAGGGCAGATTTTCCGGGGCATCATGCTGCCACTGTCGATGCCGAGCATGGCGGCGCTGTCGATCTTCACACTCGTCAACACCTGGAACAGTTATTTCTGGCCGTCCATCGCCCTGACCGGTTCGCAGGACAAGTTCCCGCTGGCTGTCGAGATGCTCAAGCTCAAAGGAGCGTTCAACGACAACATCTTCAATACGGCGGCGGGAGCCATGATCATGATGATTCCGATTCTGCTGCTGTTCCTGTTCGCACAGCGCTTTTTCATGCGCGGGCTGGAAGGCGCGACGAAGTAG
- a CDS encoding glycoside hydrolase family 3 N-terminal domain-containing protein: MPQSESKLFPNRALIVDLPGADLDPASAALLREYGFGGVCLFARNVSTPERTARLVSDIRSILGPDALIGIDQEGGAVLRRLDVPMPPAPMGLSAALLGLPEDEQRAQAFQAGAIAARGLLELGINWNYAPDLDVNVNPLNPVIGERSFGADPQTVARLGVAWAQGSEAAGVLAAVKHFPGHGDTFQDSHLTLPTVAKSRPELEATEWLPFHAAVNAGIGSIMTAHIIYSALDSERPATLSAAVLTGLLRDEWGYDGVVVTDATDMKAIRDHYPNGQAGPLALIAGADAALSCGHGDDTPHREHAAAMQRALESGELSQARLGEALNRLQRAAQRFPGTPRPYTGAQKQADQAQVDAWGRASITRTGEVAALNPEQPVLLLVSEGAGAGGPYGEFLSGAALTKALQQALPHLHTALLPVNDTGPALKLLDEFPNAPVLIATTDRWNIPPTYRELTPLLQTRRTVHLALWNPYQAFELPFPALISYGFRRGNLEALGHALLSGEAPGHLPFQALQEQI; the protein is encoded by the coding sequence GTGCCACAATCTGAATCCAAGCTCTTTCCCAACCGCGCCCTGATCGTCGATCTGCCGGGGGCTGACCTCGACCCCGCCAGCGCCGCCCTGCTGCGCGAGTACGGGTTCGGGGGCGTGTGCCTGTTTGCCCGCAATGTCAGCACGCCCGAGCGCACCGCCCGGCTGGTCAGCGATATCCGCAGCATCCTGGGGCCAGACGCCCTTATCGGCATCGACCAGGAGGGAGGCGCGGTGTTGCGCCGCCTCGATGTGCCGATGCCGCCCGCCCCGATGGGCCTGAGTGCCGCGCTGCTCGGCCTGCCCGAAGACGAGCAACGCGCCCAGGCGTTTCAGGCCGGGGCCATCGCTGCACGTGGACTGCTCGAACTGGGCATTAACTGGAATTACGCGCCCGACCTCGACGTGAACGTGAACCCGCTGAATCCGGTGATCGGGGAACGGAGTTTCGGAGCCGACCCACAGACGGTGGCGCGGCTGGGCGTGGCCTGGGCGCAGGGATCGGAAGCGGCGGGCGTGCTCGCGGCGGTCAAGCACTTTCCGGGGCACGGCGACACCTTTCAGGACAGTCACCTGACGCTGCCCACCGTCGCCAAGTCGCGCCCAGAGCTGGAAGCGACCGAGTGGCTGCCGTTTCATGCCGCCGTGAATGCCGGAATTGGCAGCATCATGACGGCGCACATCATCTATTCGGCGCTGGACAGCGAGCGCCCCGCCACCCTGTCTGCCGCCGTGCTGACCGGGCTGCTGCGAGACGAGTGGGGCTACGACGGCGTGGTCGTGACCGACGCCACCGACATGAAGGCCATCCGCGACCATTACCCGAACGGGCAGGCCGGGCCGCTGGCCCTGATTGCCGGGGCCGACGCCGCCCTGAGCTGCGGGCACGGCGACGACACCCCGCACCGCGAACACGCGGCAGCCATGCAGCGGGCGCTGGAATCGGGCGAGCTGTCGCAGGCGCGGCTAGGAGAAGCGCTGAACAGGCTCCAGCGGGCGGCCCAGCGCTTTCCCGGCACGCCCAGACCGTACACAGGCGCTCAAAAGCAGGCGGATCAGGCGCAGGTGGACGCGTGGGGGCGGGCCTCGATCACCCGCACCGGGGAAGTGGCAGCGCTGAACCCGGAGCAGCCGGTGCTGCTGCTGGTGTCGGAAGGCGCGGGCGCGGGCGGGCCATACGGCGAGTTCCTGTCGGGCGCGGCGCTGACGAAGGCGCTGCAACAGGCGTTGCCACACCTCCACACGGCGCTGCTCCCGGTGAATGACACTGGCCCCGCCCTGAAGTTGCTGGATGAGTTTCCGAATGCCCCGGTGCTGATCGCCACCACAGATCGCTGGAACATTCCGCCCACCTACCGCGAACTGACCCCGCTGCTTCAGACGCGCCGCACCGTGCATCTGGCGCTGTGGAATCCGTATCAGGCATTTGAACTGCCGTTTCCCGCCCTGATTTCCTACGGATTTCGGCGCGGCAATCTGGAAGCGCTCGGACACGCCCTACTCAGCGGGGAAGCACCGGGGCATCTGCCGTTTCAGGCGCTTCAGGAGCAGATATGA
- the nagA gene encoding N-acetylglucosamine-6-phosphate deacetylase: MTTLRGQLVTPAGLHDGELTFGRSIEALTVTPAPGTRRYILPGFIDAHVHGGGGGDTMDGLLGIETLARMHAQHGTTSLLPTTITNPWDRVLDALNATRQAATQGVQGGADILGAHLEGPFISPQRLGAQPPNTLLPTPERLRKVLDTGIVRAVTLAPELPGALDAIRLFVAAGVRVGIGHTAASFEQTRAALDAVQDAGGRACSTHLYNAMGALQGREPGVLGALLGDEHTFHELILDGHHLHPGSVRLALHCAPGRVTLISDAMRAAGLGDGESELGGQPVRVIGGAARLENGSLAGSVLTLDVALKNALALGLSLSDVSGMLSGTPARSLNLLDRGRLEVGLRADVVVLDEAFEVQEVYVAGERVPLGVKA, translated from the coding sequence ATGACCACGCTGCGGGGCCAACTCGTGACGCCCGCTGGCCTGCACGACGGGGAACTGACGTTTGGGCGCAGCATCGAAGCCCTGACCGTCACACCTGCCCCCGGCACACGGCGCTACATCCTGCCGGGATTTATCGACGCTCATGTTCACGGCGGCGGCGGCGGCGACACCATGGACGGACTGCTGGGCATCGAAACGCTGGCCCGCATGCACGCGCAGCACGGCACCACTTCGCTGCTGCCCACCACCATTACCAATCCCTGGGACCGCGTGCTGGACGCGCTGAACGCCACCCGGCAGGCGGCCACTCAGGGCGTGCAGGGCGGGGCCGACATTCTCGGCGCTCATCTGGAAGGGCCGTTCATCAGTCCGCAGCGGCTCGGCGCACAGCCGCCCAATACCCTGCTGCCCACCCCCGAACGGCTGCGCAAGGTGCTGGATACCGGCATAGTGCGGGCCGTGACACTGGCCCCCGAGCTGCCCGGCGCACTGGACGCCATCCGCCTGTTTGTGGCAGCGGGCGTGCGGGTGGGAATCGGGCACACGGCAGCGAGCTTCGAGCAGACGCGGGCCGCGCTGGACGCCGTACAGGACGCAGGCGGGCGGGCATGCAGCACCCACCTGTACAACGCGATGGGAGCACTTCAGGGACGCGAACCGGGCGTGCTGGGCGCGCTGCTGGGCGACGAACACACCTTCCACGAGCTGATTCTGGACGGGCATCATCTGCATCCGGGCAGCGTGCGGCTGGCGCTGCACTGCGCCCCGGGGCGCGTGACGCTGATCAGCGACGCGATGCGGGCGGCGGGGCTGGGCGACGGCGAAAGCGAACTGGGCGGTCAGCCGGTCAGGGTGATTGGCGGGGCGGCGCGGCTGGAAAACGGGTCGCTGGCCGGAAGCGTTCTGACGCTCGACGTGGCCCTGAAAAACGCGCTGGCACTGGGCCTGAGCCTCAGCGACGTGAGCGGTATGCTGAGCGGCACACCCGCCCGCTCGCTGAATCTGCTCGACCGGGGCCGTCTGGAAGTGGGGCTACGGGCTGATGTGGTGGTGCTGGATGAGGCATTCGAGGTGCAGGAAGTGTATGTGGCGGGCGAACGCGTGCCGCTGGGAGTCAAGGCATGA
- a CDS encoding SIS domain-containing protein yields MNDPLMLQEARETPQVVAQQLERNRDAVRQVAQAIRERQPAFGVTVARGSSDHACTVLKYALETRLGLSVASAHPSVYTLYGSAPRLNNALVVAVSQSGASPDVVETVRMAREQGALTVALVNMQGSDLGEAAEFVLPLQAGDERAVAATKSFLASLTAFLPVLAELTADSELQRSLETLPQALTRTLALEGEARDRAEPYRYADSLIALGRGLHYGVAQEAALKLKETSGIHAEAYSAAEFSHGPKRLISEGVPLLAFTSRDAAGESAKAAYQSLLNEGADLLALGTGTGPDAGRTLLVPATGHPLTDPVSAALAFYLFAAHLSLGRGLNPDEPPLLSKVTKTR; encoded by the coding sequence ATGAATGACCCGCTGATGTTGCAGGAAGCCCGCGAGACGCCGCAGGTGGTGGCGCAGCAACTGGAGCGCAACCGAGACGCTGTTCGGCAGGTGGCACAGGCCATCCGCGAGCGGCAGCCCGCTTTCGGCGTCACGGTGGCGCGGGGCAGCAGCGACCACGCCTGCACGGTGCTGAAATACGCGCTGGAAACGCGGCTGGGCCTGAGCGTGGCGAGCGCCCATCCCAGCGTGTACACGCTCTACGGCTCTGCGCCGCGCCTGAACAATGCGCTGGTGGTGGCAGTGTCGCAGTCGGGGGCCAGCCCGGACGTGGTGGAAACGGTGCGGATGGCGCGTGAACAGGGCGCTCTGACCGTCGCGCTTGTGAATATGCAGGGCAGCGATCTGGGCGAGGCTGCCGAATTCGTGCTGCCGCTTCAGGCGGGCGACGAGCGGGCGGTGGCAGCCACCAAGAGCTTTCTGGCGAGCCTGACCGCGTTTCTGCCGGTGCTGGCCGAGTTGACCGCCGACAGCGAACTCCAGCGCTCACTCGAAACGCTGCCGCAGGCCCTGACACGCACGCTGGCGCTGGAAGGTGAGGCACGCGACCGCGCCGAGCCGTACCGCTACGCTGACAGCCTGATTGCGCTGGGGCGAGGGCTGCATTACGGCGTCGCGCAGGAAGCCGCGCTGAAGCTGAAGGAAACCAGCGGCATCCACGCCGAGGCATACAGCGCCGCCGAGTTTTCACACGGCCCGAAACGGCTGATCAGTGAGGGCGTGCCGCTGCTGGCCTTCACGAGCCGCGACGCGGCAGGCGAGTCGGCAAAAGCGGCGTACCAGAGCCTGCTGAACGAGGGAGCCGACCTGCTGGCCCTGGGCACCGGAACTGGCCCGGACGCAGGGCGTACGCTGCTCGTTCCGGCCACCGGGCACCCGCTGACCGATCCGGTGTCGGCGGCGCTGGCCTTCTACCTGTTCGCGGCGCATCTGTCGCTGGGGCGCGGCCTGAATCCCGACGAGCCGCCCCTGCTGAGCAAGGTGACGAAAACGCGGTAG
- a CDS encoding NAD-dependent succinate-semialdehyde dehydrogenase, whose translation MTQSPPTRPELADVPTGAFIAGEWRSLPRTFSVDTPFDGSELARVSDAGPQEAQEAIEAAVAAFDDWKSDNFKRADLIAKWADLIEANTDRMARVMALEMGKPVGECRAEIGGGLMYIRYYVDAARHISGERVSSRFAHKRGLTRSEPVGVVYAVTPWNFPMSMIARKAGPALAAGCPMILKPAEQSPLTALLLADLWKQAGGPAGTLQVLATSQPAEFSSPFFDDARVRKITFTGSTDVGRRLYAQAAPTLKKVSLELGGHAPTLIFADADLELAVRESMVAKFRNAGQTCITANRFYVHESVVDEFAAKFAEAASKLKMGDPLDAGTEIGPLVDEQGHAKVTAHVQDAIERGATALAGGESGGGRFFRPTVLKGVQPGTRLLKEETFGPVAPIVSFSSDEEAVKLANDSEYGLAAYVFTRDLSRAFRVTEALEYGIIGVNDGGPVGAAPQAPFGGFKSSGVGKEGGHWGIDEYLQVKYIGFGI comes from the coding sequence ATGACCCAATCTCCCCCAACCCGCCCCGAACTCGCAGATGTTCCCACCGGAGCCTTCATTGCTGGCGAGTGGCGCAGCCTGCCGCGCACTTTCAGCGTCGATACCCCGTTCGACGGCTCCGAACTGGCCCGCGTTTCCGATGCTGGCCCTCAGGAAGCGCAGGAGGCCATCGAAGCGGCGGTGGCAGCCTTCGACGACTGGAAATCCGACAACTTCAAACGCGCCGACCTGATCGCCAAGTGGGCCGATCTGATCGAAGCGAACACCGACCGCATGGCCCGCGTGATGGCGCTGGAAATGGGCAAGCCCGTGGGCGAGTGCCGGGCCGAGATCGGCGGCGGCCTGATGTACATCCGCTATTACGTGGACGCCGCCCGCCACATTTCCGGCGAGCGCGTGTCCAGCCGCTTTGCCCACAAGCGCGGCCTGACCCGCAGTGAGCCGGTGGGCGTGGTCTACGCCGTGACGCCGTGGAATTTCCCGATGTCGATGATCGCCCGCAAGGCTGGCCCGGCGCTGGCCGCAGGCTGTCCGATGATTCTCAAGCCTGCCGAGCAGAGTCCGCTGACCGCGCTGCTGCTGGCCGACCTGTGGAAGCAGGCGGGTGGCCCTGCCGGAACCTTGCAGGTGCTGGCGACCTCGCAGCCCGCCGAATTCAGCTCTCCCTTCTTCGACGATGCCCGTGTTCGCAAGATCACCTTTACCGGCAGCACCGACGTGGGCCGCCGCCTGTACGCCCAGGCCGCCCCGACCCTGAAAAAAGTGAGCCTGGAACTCGGCGGGCACGCGCCCACGCTGATCTTTGCCGATGCCGATCTGGAACTGGCGGTGCGCGAAAGCATGGTCGCTAAGTTCCGCAATGCGGGCCAGACTTGCATTACTGCCAACCGCTTCTATGTGCATGAAAGCGTGGTGGACGAGTTCGCCGCGAAGTTTGCCGAGGCCGCCAGCAAGCTGAAAATGGGCGATCCGCTCGACGCGGGCACCGAGATCGGCCCGCTGGTCGATGAGCAGGGTCACGCGAAGGTGACGGCGCACGTTCAGGACGCCATCGAGCGCGGCGCAACGGCGCTGGCGGGCGGCGAGTCGGGCGGCGGGCGCTTCTTCCGGCCTACCGTGCTGAAGGGCGTGCAGCCGGGAACGCGCCTGCTGAAAGAGGAAACGTTCGGCCCGGTGGCCCCCATCGTCAGCTTTTCCAGCGACGAGGAGGCGGTGAAGCTGGCGAACGACTCCGAGTATGGACTGGCCGCCTACGTCTTCACCCGCGACCTGTCACGGGCCTTCAGAGTCACCGAGGCGCTGGAATACGGCATCATCGGCGTGAATGACGGCGGCCCGGTCGGAGCGGCTCCGCAGGCTCCGTTCGGCGGCTTCAAGAGCAGCGGCGTCGGCAAGGAAGGCGGACACTGGGGTATCGACGAGTACTTGCAGGTGAAGTACATCGGCTTTGGAATTTAA